A window of Solanum stenotomum isolate F172 chromosome 3, ASM1918654v1, whole genome shotgun sequence contains these coding sequences:
- the LOC125860651 gene encoding MA3 DOMAIN-CONTAINING TRANSLATION REGULATORY FACTOR 1-like, translating into MASNEGFLTEGQREMLKFAPPNEDVLSSSPKSPTLKSPGAAAKSASVLLTEHLVKAPGGGKASTAGIAGRHVRRTHSGKHIRVKKDGAGGKGTWGRWLDTDGESQIDKNDPNYDSGEEPYELVGTAVSDPLDDYKKSVASIIEEYFSTGDVEVATSDLRELGSTEYHPYFIKRLVSMSMDRHDKEKEMTSVLLSALYANVINPTQISRGFFMLVESADDLAVDIPDTVDILALFIARAVVDDILPPAFIARARKMLPESSKGIQVLQTAEKSYLSAPHHAELVERRWGGSTHFTVEEVKKRIADLLREYVESGDTAEACRCIRKLEVSFFYHEVVKRALVLAMEMQSAEPLILKLLKEAAEEGLISSSQMVKGFSRMAESIDDLSLDIPSAKTSFQLIVPRAISEGWLDASSLKASGEDGPANGPDDEKVKQYKKQIVNIIHEYFLSDDIPELIRSLEDLGAPEYNPIFLKKLITLAMDRKNKEKEMASVLLSALHIEIFSTEDIVNGFVMLLESAEDTALDVLDASNELALFVARAVIDDVLAPLNLEEITNRLPPNCSSGAETVCMAQSLLSARHAGERILRCWGGGTGWAVEDAKDKIQKLLEEFESGGVISEACQCIRDMGMPFFNHEVVKKALVMAMEKKNDRMLDLLQECFNEGLITINQMTKGFGRIKDGLDDLALDIPNAKDKFTFYVEHAKGNGWLLPSFGSSDAS; encoded by the exons ATGGCGTCGAATGAGGGATTTTTGACTGAAGGACAGAGGGAGATGCTGAAATTTGCACCGCCGAATGAGGATGTTTTGTCATCTTCTCCAAAGTCACCGACTCTGAAGTCTCCAGGTGCTGCTGCTAAGTCTGCGTCTGTGCTCTTGACGGAACATCTCGTCAAGGCACCAGGCGGTGGAAAGGCATCCACAGCTGGGATTGCTGGGAGACATGTACGCCGGACGCACTCAGGGAAGCATATCCGTGTTAAGAAGG ATGGAGCTGGTGGTAAAGGCACCTGGGGAAGATGGCTAGATACTGATGGTGAATCTCAGATCGATAAGAATGATCCCAACTATGATAGTGGTGAG GAGCCATATGAGCTTGTTGGAACTGCTGTCTCTGATCCATTAGACGACTACAAGAAATCTGTAGCATCAATTATTGAGGAATACTTCAGCACTGGTGACGTTGAAGTGGCTACGTCTGATCTCAGGGAATTAGGTTCAACTGAGTATCACCCATATTTTATTAAGAGGCTTGTTTCTATGTCAATGGATAGGCATGACAAGGAGAAGGAAATGACTTCTGTTCTTCTTTCTGCACTTTATGCTAATGTTATCAACCCTACCCAGATTAGTCGGGGATTTTTCATGCTTGTGGAGTCTGCTGATGACTTGGCAGTGGACATACCAGATACTGTTGATATCCTCGCTTTGTTCATCGCACGGGCTGTTGTCGATGACATTCTTCCACCTGCTTTTATCGCAAGAGCCAGAAAAATGCTCCCAGAATCTTCCAAGGGGATACAGGTGCTGCAAACTGCCGAGAAGAGCTATCTATCAGCTCCTCATCATGCAGAACTTGTTGAGAGGCGCTGGGGTGGCAGCACCCATTTCACTGTTGAGGAAGTCAAGAAAAGAATTGCTGATCTATTGAGGGAGTATGTGGAGAGTGGAGACACTGCTGAGGCCTGTAGATGCATAAGAAAATTGGAAGTTTCTTTTTTCTATCATGAAGTTGTCAAGAGAGCTTTAGTTTTAGCCATGGAGATGCAGTCTGCTGAACCGCTTATTCTGAAACTTTTAAAGGAGGCCGCAGAAGAGGGTCTTATAAGTTCCAGTCAAATGGTGAAGGGCTTTTCTAGGATGGCTGAGAGTATCGATGATCTTTCTCTGGATATTCCTTCTGCAAAAACGTCATTCCAGTTAATTGTTCCTCGGGCAATCTCTGAGGGATGGCTTGATGCATCTTCCCTGAAAGCCTCAGGTGAAGATGGACCAGCAAATGGTCCAGATGATGAAAAAGTGAAGCAGTACAAAAAACAGATCGTTAATATAATCCATGAATATTTCCTGTCTGatgacattccggagctaatcCGGAGTTTGGAAGATTTGGGGGCCCCAGAGTATAATCCCATTTTCCTGAAGAAGCTAATCACCCTTGCTATGGACAGGAAAAATAAGGAAAAGGAAATGGCATCTGTTTTGCTTTCTGCACTTCATATAGAGATTTTTTCCACCGAAGACATAGTGAATGGATTTGTGATGCTACTGGAATCTGCAGAAGATACAGCACTTGACGTTTTGGATGCTTCCAATGAACTAGCTCTTTTCGTTGCTAGGGCTGTAATAGATGATGTCCTTGCTCCACTGAATTTGGAGGAGATAACGAACAGGTTGCCACCAAATTGCAGCAGTGGTGCTGAGACTGTGTGCATGGCTCAATCACTTCTATCCGCACGCCATGCTGGTGAGAGGATCCTTAGGTGTTGGGGTGGTGGGACTGGCTGGGCTGTGGAGGATGCAAAGGATAAAATTCAAAAGCTTCTTGAGGAATTTGAAAGTGGTGGTGTTATCAGTGAAGCTTGCCAATGCATACGAGATATGGGGATGCCATTCTTCAATCATGAGGTAGTGAAGAAAGCTTTGGTTATGGcaatggagaagaagaatgaTAGGATGCTGGATTTGCTGCAAGAGTGCTTCAATGAGGGGCTTATCACCATTAACCAAATGACAAAAGGCTTTGGGAGGATCAAGGATGGGCTTGATGATCTGGCTCTTGACATTCCGAATGCAAAGGATAAGTTTACATTCTATGTGGAGCATGCCAAAGGGAATGGCTGGCTGTTACCTTCCTTTGGGTCATCAGATGCATCTTGA